The Podospora pseudocomata strain CBS 415.72m chromosome 3, whole genome shotgun sequence genome window below encodes:
- a CDS encoding hypothetical protein (CAZy:GH31; COG:G; COG:M; COG:O; EggNog:ENOG503NV6M), which produces MSALSFIKRAGRSKPSSPAAPMLSRSTAAGTPSSSRSPVVDTDATTDRYSFPSNPSANPKAVVTGGTKGSYYRFTILTSKLIRYEWSPDGGFEDRVSTFALFRNFDAPAFRTVDKEDRLEIITDHFHLQYDKKKFSTYGFSVKVADDVWRYDGNSYGDLGGTARTLDGAWGRVDLDPGVLSRRAYAVLDDSKSMLFDADGWIATRKPGRIDGYIFAYNGDHKAAIKDFYRLSGSQPVLPRWTLGNWWSRYHAYSAEEYLELMDHFQKEGVPLSAAVIDMDWHKVRIPSKYGSGWTGYSWNRDLFPQPDKFLKQLHDRRLKVTVNDHPADGIRAFEDQYKEVAKALNHDTSREEPIRFDCCSRKFMDAYFDVLKVGLEKQGIDFWWIDWQQGTRSRIPGVDPLWVLNHYHYLTSRRNVKTIEKPITFSRYAGAGSHRYPIGFSGDTQISWAGLQFQPEFTATASNIGYGWWSHDIGGHWGGWRSNELTVRWVQLGVFSPILRLHSSKSLWNSKEPWSFESQPGQIIKDFLVLRHRLVPYLYTMNIRAAFDAEPLIQPMYWNHPHTEEAYHVPTQYYFGPNLVVAPITSPDDGITLTSSTRAWLPEGRYVSLFAPHIVYTGNRHIQLHRPLDQIPVLAKEGTIIPLDTTPTVSNGTPRPEEITILLVVGKDAHFNLLEEPHASSHHYEIPHDDPRKNFTSTPIAWNQKAGRLTIGPERNPHSQYHTSPNRYWKVRLIGHTATEASLKTSGAGHWKVTKVDGSTEIDLGPVFRSGATDSAGQVFEMFVGHDLQLDVLDFRKQAFDRIHRAEGWYADKDRVWNCVADANSGSVQERVERLYHLDGVYASLKNSVMEVWAADDRAEGTAFGREIWTSVAGVGEEDWDDYVLV; this is translated from the coding sequence ATGTCGGCTCTAAGTTTCATCAAGCGTGCTGGTCGCTCAAAGCCCAGCTCTCCGGCCGCACCCATGCTCTCCCGTTCCACAGCAGCGGGaaccccttcctcatccagGTCCCCGGTAGTAGACACAGATGCGACTACAGACCGCTACTCATTTCCATCCAACCCATCCGCCAACCCCAAAGCTGTTGTCACCGGCGGGACCAAGGGCAGTTACTACCGCTTCACAATACTGACCAGCAAACTCATCCGCTACGAGTGGTCTCCGGATGGCGGTTTCGAAGACCGCGTGTCCACATTTGCATTATTCCGGAACTTTGACGCTCCGGCCTTCCGCACGGTCGACAAGGAGGACCGGTTAGAGATCATCACCGATCATTTTCATTTGCAGtacgacaagaagaagtTCTCGACCTATGGTTTCTCAGTCAAAGTTGCCGATGATGTGTGGAGGTACGACGGCAATAGCTATGGCGATCTAGGCGGTACAGCAAGGACATTGGATGGTGCTTGGGGAAGGGTGGATCTGGACCCTGGTGTCCTCTCGCGCAGGGCTTATGCCGTTCTCGATGACAGCAAGTCCATGCTGTTCGACGCTGATGGATGGATCGCAACGAGGAAGCCGGGTCGGATTGATGGATACATCTTTGCCTACAATGGAGATCACAAGGCTGCTATCAAGGACTTTTATCGATTGTCAGGCAGCCAGCCGGTCCTCCCGAGATGGACCCTTGGCAACTGGTGGTCAAGATACCATGCATACTCGGCCGAGGAGTACCTCGAGTTGATGGATCACTTCCAGAAAGAGGGAGTGCCACTCAGTGCCGCTGTTATTGACATGGACTGGCACAAAGTGCGCATCCCTAGCAAGTACGGGTCTGGATGGACAGGATACAGCTGGAACAGGGACCTTTTCCCACAACCAGACAAGTTCCTCAAGCAGCTCCACGACCGCAGACTCAAGGTTACCGTCAATGACCACCCGGCTGACGGCATCCGTGCATTCGAAGACCAGTACAAGGAGGTTGCAAAGGCCCTGAACCACGACACATCTCGCGAGGAACCTATCAGGTTCGATTGCTGCAGTCGCAAGTTCATGGATGCCTACTTTGATGTGCTCAAAGTTGGACTGGAGAAACAAGGTATTGACTTTTGGTGGATTGACTGGCAGCAGGGAACGCGCTCTCGGATCCCCGGCGTTGACCCCCTTTGGGTACTCAACCACTATCACTACCTCACCAGCCGAAGAAATGTCAAAACAATCGAGAAGCCCATCACTTTTTCCCGTTATGCTGGCGCCGGCTCCCACCGCTACCCTATTGGCTTCTCCGGCGACACTCAGATCAGCTGGGCGGGTCTCCAATTTCAGCCCGAGTTCACGGCCACTGCCTCCAACATTGGGTATGGCTGGTGGTCTCACGACATTGGTGGACATTGGGGTGGGTGGCGCTCAAATGAGCTCACCGTTCGTTGGGTCCAGCTTGGAGTCTTCTCGCCCATCCTCCGTCTGCATTCATCCAAGTCACTCTGGAACAGCAAGGAGCCTTGGAGCTTCGAGTCCCAACCAGGTCAAATAATCAAGGACTTTTTGGTTCTGCGTCACCGACTCGTGCCTTACCTGTACACCATGAACATTCGTGCAGCATTCGATGCCGAGCCGCTGATCCAGCCAATGTACTGGAACCACCCACACACGGAAGAGGCCTACCACGTGCCCACTCAGTACTACTTCGGCCCTAATCTGGTCGTTGCACCAATCACGTCACCCGACGACGGTATCACCCTGACCTCGTCTACCCGAGCTTGGCTCCCCGAAGGCCGATACGTCTCCCTGTTTGCTCCCCACATAGTCTACACTGGCAACCGACACATCCAACTCCATCGACCCCTCGATCAAATCCCCGTCCTCGCCAAAGAAGGCACAATCATTCCCTTGGACACCACCCCGACTGTTTCAAACGGCACCCCTCGCCCCGAAGAAATCACGATTCTCCTTGTCGTGGGCAAAGACGCCcacttcaacctcctcgaagAACCCCATGCGTCTTCCCATCACTACGAGATTCCTCACGACGATCCCCGCAAGAacttcacctccacccctaTTGCCTGGAACCAAAAGGCAGGCCGGCTGACTATTGGCCCCGAAAGGAACCCGCATTCCCAATACCACACCAGCCCTAACCGATACTGGAAAGTGAGGCTCATCGGGCACACTGCTACCGAGGCCAGCCTCAAGACGAGCGGGGCGGGGCATTGGAAGGTTACCAAAGTCGACGGCTCCACGGAGATCGACCTCGGCCCTGTCTTCCGCTCGGGTGCTACTGACTCTGCCGGTCAAGTATTTGAGATGTTTGTCGGCCACGATCTACAACTCGATGTTTTGGATTTCAGGAAGCAGGCGTTTGATCGGATTCACAGGGCGGAGGGGTGGTATGCGGATAAGGATAGGGTTTGGAACTGTGTTGCTGATGCGAACAGTGGGAGTGTGCAGGaaagggtggagaggttgtaTCATTTGGATGGGGTGTATGCTAGCTTGAAGAACTCGGTGATGGAGGTTTGGGCGGCGGATGATAGGGCGGAGGGGACGgcgtttgggagggagatttGGACTAGTGtcgctggggttggggaggaggattgggatGATTATGTTTTGGTTtag